The Flavobacteriales bacterium genome segment CAGTACATAATTGCTCCTTTCTTGTTGATTTTTGAAAACTTACGCGAAAATATATTTTTTGTTATACAAACAGCCCGAAAAAAAACAGGGACTTATAATCATATAAATCCCTGATTAGTAGTTTAATCTATAGTTTTTTCACATTCTTGGGCTCCAGGGACTTTCCTCTGCATGGTTATCCAGGCTCAATTTTCGTGATAAAACGAAAAGATAATCGGAAAGTCGGTTGAGGTATTGGAGCACAATGGCGGGTACTTCTTCGTGTTGCGAAAGCTCTACGCCAATCCGTTCGGCCCTACGGCAGACGCATCTCGCCACGTGTGAAAAAGATACGGAGGGATGTCCGCCGGGAAGAACAAATGATTTCATTGGCTCCAGACTTTCTTCCATTTTGTCAATACCAATTTCCAGAAATTCAATATCTGTATCTTTCAATTCAGGAATTTTCATTTTCGATTTCCCGGGTTCACTGGCAAGAATGGCACCAATGGTGAAAAGACGATCCTGAATTTCGAGCAGCGTGCTTTTATGTGTTCCGGCACTGTCGTGATCGCGCAAAACGCCAATCCAGGAATTTAATTCATCCACCGTGCCATAGGCTTCAATACGCAGATTCGATTTTAAAACGCGCGATCCCCCAATGAGAGAGGTTTGTCCTTTATCGCCGGTTTTCGTGTAAATTTTCATACGGTTGAAATTGTTGATGCAAAATAAAATTAATTCCAGAGGAACTGAAATCAGAACTGAATAACATAATGTTCCTTTTTCGATTCTTTACGGAAGAATACTATGCCTTGAAAAAATAAATCGATGGATAAACTCACACGCTCATCCTGAATGATTTCATTCCATGCTTTTTCCATTTCTTCCGACCAATGGATATCATCAAAAACAATAAAAGTGTCGTTTTGTTGTACTTCGGCAACCTGATTAAAATAACGCATCGTAGGTTCGTATTGGTGGTTGCCGTCAATAATCACCATTCCGGGATGCCCGATTTGTTTTAAAACGATAGTTAATTGCTCATCGAAATTCCCCTCTATGGCACGAATGTTTTCACCACCGTGGTGATGGAAAAGCTGCATGGCATAGTGATGAATGGCAGGACTTCCTTCTATGGTATAAACTGGAATGGAAGTATGTGCAGAGGATAAATACAGTGTTGTAATGCCCAATGAAGT includes the following:
- a CDS encoding cob(I)yrinic acid a,c-diamide adenosyltransferase; amino-acid sequence: MKIYTKTGDKGQTSLIGGSRVLKSNLRIEAYGTVDELNSWIGVLRDHDSAGTHKSTLLEIQDRLFTIGAILASEPGKSKMKIPELKDTDIEFLEIGIDKMEESLEPMKSFVLPGGHPSVSFSHVARCVCRRAERIGVELSQHEEVPAIVLQYLNRLSDYLFVLSRKLSLDNHAEESPWSPRM
- a CDS encoding class I SAM-dependent methyltransferase: MRNLILFWKYIKYRFTAKTRYAVHSPFLFAFIEEVLRDKGNYYAYDKIEEIRHQLLRDHKEIDVVDLGAGSKKMKQSQRKISSIAKNSLMPRKQAQLMHRLVMRMKPENVIELGTSLGITTLYLSSAHTSIPVYTIEGSPAIHHYAMQLFHHHGGENIRAIEGNFDEQLTIVLKQIGHPGMVIIDGNHQYEPTMRYFNQVAEVQQNDTFIVFDDIHWSEEMEKAWNEIIQDERVSLSIDLFFQGIVFFRKESKKEHYVIQF